One genomic region from Gadus morhua chromosome 9, gadMor3.0, whole genome shotgun sequence encodes:
- the igf2b gene encoding insulin-like growth factor 2 — protein sequence METQQRNGPLSVCHTCRRTERSIMTVKKMFSSSSALVFALAMTLYIFQGASAETLCGGELVDALQFVCEDRGFYFSRPTSRTSSRRTQNRGIVEECCFRSCDLNLLEQYCAKPAKSERDVSASALQGIPMMPPLKQEVQKKQHVNNKLSSYAVWDRKAAQRLRRGIPAILKARKFRRQAEKARAKAQEQTHRPLISLPSKLPPVLLSTDNYVSHK from the exons ATGGAGACCCAGCAAAGAAACGGACCTCTCTCAGTGTGCCACACCTGCCGAAGAACCGAGAGGAGCATAATGACG gtgaagAAGATGTTCTCGTCCAGCAGCGCGTTGGTCTTCGCCCTGGCCATGACGCTGTACATCTTCCAAGGGGCCTCGGCAGAAACTCTGTGCGGAGGAGAGCTGGTGGACGCTCTGCAGTTCGTCTGCGAAGACCGAGGATTCTATTTCA gtcgGCCAACGAGCCGGACCAGCAGCCGGCGCACCCAGAACCGAGGCATCGTGGAGGAGTGCTGCTTCCGGAGCTGCGACCTCAACTTGCTGGAGCAGTACTGCGCAAAGCCAGCCAAGTCGGAGCGGGACGTCTCCGCCAGCGCCCTACAGGGCATCCCCATGATGCCCCCACTGAAGCAG GAAGTGCAGAAGAAGCAACACGTGAACAACAAGCTGTCCTCCTACGCCGTGTGGGACAGGAAGGCGGCCCAGCGGCTCAGGAGGGGTATCCCCGCCATCTTGAAGGCCAGGAAGTTCCGGCGGCAGGCGGAGAAGGCGAGGGCCAAGGCCCAGGAGCAGACCCACCGACCGCTCATCAGCCTCCCCAGCAAGCTGCCCCCCGTCCTGCTCTCAACGGACAACTACGTCAGCCACAAATGA